Proteins from one Neodiprion fabricii isolate iyNeoFabr1 chromosome 5, iyNeoFabr1.1, whole genome shotgun sequence genomic window:
- the LOC124183894 gene encoding protein MON2 homolog isoform X3, with the protein MMVNTAVGGGQENVAKFLESLQSDLKVLSSETKKKYPQIRESCEEGISKLRTAANSPGTPIYYIVNQILYPLVQGCESRDVKIIKFCLGMMQRLITQQAVDTKGARYITDALWMLMESGTEEVKILQSVTLLLTSNTVVHGETLARNLVLCFRLHFTKDSTTINTAGATVRQLVSLVFERVVVEDEEFAGRAEPEDVNLEELKIPTNQAPKGLRPCAADAYLMFQDLVQLVNADQPYWLIGITEMTRTFGLELLESVLTNFSSVFFKHPEFSFLLKERVCALVIKLFSPNIKYRNSVPASVQQATPLDKPYFPISMRLLRVVSILVQKYHCLLVTECEIFLSLIVKFLDPDKPAWQRALALEVLHKMTVQADLLTSFCECYDLKPHATNIFQDIVNSLGAYVQSLFVNPQMMGQAGGGTGVPVAQGQPPALLAGMPVGPGVSPQPGFYSRGIWLPVVATFTSGQAKSTYLEMLDKIEPPQIPDGYGISIAYACLLDIIRSVALAIEGPREEGREQNRYKPTEIERKLHTQLIISSWCGLLAALSPLVDASSTDESASENVLKAIQTFASLCGSLDLQTPRDAFITAICKASLPPHYALTVLYSAPQGIPSARPQDPVQYNPANISEPDYRQQVVAVGTPLPTASLPIGAQQGPVMLTAKNLQCMRALLSLAHCHGSILGSAWHLVLTTLQHLVWILGLKPSTGGSLKAGRTTADSNAVITTAVMADLPVLSAMLSRLFESSQYLDDVALHHLIDALCKLSHEAMELAYSNREPSLFAVAKLLETGLVNLPRVEVLWRPLTNHLLEVCQHPHIRMREWGVEAITYLVKAALQHKYPQPLRDNQKLQTLLLGPLSELSSVRHGDVRQRQLECVLQVLHGAGETLSHGWPLVLGIIGAVSNHHGEALVRIAFQCLQLVVTDFLPVMPWRCLPLCVDTAAKFGSQTQELNISLTAVGLMWNISDYFYQNQEKLCSSLQGDATSVFPDFPGTTNMPPFDKLWMCLYARLGDLCVDSRPAVRKSASQTLFSTISAHGGLLHQPTWQAVLWQVLFPLLDKVRSLSSSASSEKVDTSGNILIHHSRNTAQKQWAETQVLTLSGVARVFNTKRQLLQLLGDFPRAWSLLLEFIENSALSKNNEVSLAALKSFQEILYLQKGGDSEEAGRSSDSEALWLVAWRVWLSIGMESTTPPREGDTEPYVPSQAFLTALVHIFPAVFQHIRNKFTGTDLQKLCIVLKNAVAVPVHGESTPYILPTLPDIVLTQLQDGVLHSMELLQKEVLNGTDNLRMMIGSIFLQLLSFSKLACQAPTYGKIPTKHISQVRGVSADWVTMNYVPFGEKALSMVVSLYQKTAHEESVVDGKVLEHIIEALHVPLSMKYNCPSPTTWKLAVTSLLAVLHTGLPLARTYPEQFSSMWTELADTLDDFLFPKSVITTERGAEEVQADEAVDCQVMELLRDEVLPHSQHVPHQFILRVVMLLNKGSIHSATTTSIENSNEIKLREEFAKTCFETLLQFSLLDGLSNEIETTTTEASESDEGGVAGRLAVTALLHRFQEVLRRYIEDERRSGKCPLPRLSEISFVLKAVATLVVSLKKAPANKVDRSVWEQLIGLYPYLVECTVATASGQVSRSLREALLQYHDLLRSPTSSLPTSNGV; encoded by the exons ATGATGGTAAATACAGCCGTCGGAGGCGGCCAGGAAAACGTTGCCAAATTCCTTGAGTCTTTGCAATCTGATTTAAAGGTTCTGTCATCggaaactaaaaaaaagtatccaCAGATTAGAGAG TCCTGCGAAGAAGGAATATCTAAGTTACGGACAGCTGCCAATAGTCCTGGAACACCGATATACTACATTGTCAATCAAATATTATATCCTTTGGTACAAGGATGCGAAAGTCGAGATGTAAAGATTATAAAG ttttgCTTAGGCATGATGCAAAGGCTCATAACACAGCAAGCGGTGGACACAAAAGGAGCCCGATACATTACAGATGCTCTATGGATGCTGATGGAATCTGGTACAGAGGAagtgaaaattcttcaaagtGTTACCCTGCTACTAACGAGTAACACTGTCGTTCACGGAGAGACTCTGGCCAGG aatttagTTCTCTGTTTTCGGCTTCATTTTACTAAAGATTCCACAACGATTAATACTGCCGGAGCGACTGTGAGGCAATTAGTATCGCTTGTATTTGAGCGTGTAGTAGTTGAAGATGAAGAGTTTGCCGGCCGTGCCGAACCAGAGGATGTTAATTtagaagaattaaaaatacctACAAATCAAGCACCCAAAGGTCTAAGACCATGCGCAGCAGATGCCTACCTCATGTTCCAG GACTTAGTACAGTTGGTAAATGCTGATCAACCTTATTGGCTGATAGGGATAACGGAAATGACCAGAACTTTTGGTCTGGAACTTCTAGAGTCTGTTTTAACAAACTTTTCATCAGTATTCTTCAAG CATCCAGAGTTCAGTTTCCTACTGAAAGAACGAGTATGTGCCTTGGTAATAAAACTGTTCTCCCCAAACATCAAATATCGGAACTCTGTGCCAGCATCGGTACAGCAAGCAACTCCACTGGACAAGCCATATTTTCCGATCAGCATGAGACTACTCCGAGTTGTTTCGATATTAGTTCAAAAATACCATTGTCTTTTG GTAACTGAATGTGAGATATTTTTGTCTCTGATCGTTAAATTCCTGGATCCTGACAAGCCTGCGTGGCAGCGTGCCTTGGCATTGGAAGTATTACACAAAATGACTGTTCAAGCCGATCTGCTAACAAGCTTTTGCGAATGCTACGACCTAAAACCTCACGCAACAAACATATTTCAAGACATAGTTAACAGTCTGGGAGCTTACGTGCAAAGTCTGTTCGTAAATCCCCAAATGATGGGACAAGCTGGAGGAG GTACTGGAGTACCTGTTGCTCAAGGACAACCACCTGCATTATTGGCTGGAATGCCTGTCGGTCCTGGCGTATCTCCACAGCCTGGTTTCTATTCTCGAGGGATATGGTTGCCTGTTGTTGCCACTTTCACCAGTGGTCAAGCTAAATCAACGTA TTTAGAAATGCTGGACAAGATTGAACCGCCCCAAATACCTGATGGCTATGGAATCAGCATTGCTTACGCTTGTTTGTTGGACATCATTCGGTCTGTGGCACTAGCTATCGAGGGTCCCCGTGAGGAAGGGAGAGAACAGAACCGCTATAAACCAACAGAAATTGAGCGCAAGTTGCACACTCAATTAATTATCTCGAGTTGGTGTGGTTTACTCGCAGCTCTCAGTCCATTGGTCGATGCCAG caGTACCGACGAGTCAGCCTCTGAAAATGTCCTTAAAGCCATACAGACTTTTGCCTCGCTCTGTGGCTCCCTTGATCTACAGACACCGAGGGATGCTTTCATTACGGCAATTTGCAAGGCCTCTTTACCACCCCATTATGCTTTGACTGTATTATACAGCGCTCCACAAGGAATACCGAGTGCCAGACCTCAGGATCCTGTACAATATAATCCGGCTAATATCAGCGAACCTGACTACAGGCAGCAAGTCGTAGCTGTTGGTACTCCGTTGCCGACTGCGTCGCTACCGATTG GGGCTCAGCAAGGACCAGTTATGCTGACGGCAAAAAATCTGCAGTGTATGCGGGCGCTACTGTCACTTGCTCACTGTCACGGCAGCATCCTGGGCAGTGCCTGGCATCTTGTGTTAACAACTTTGCAGCACCTTGTTTGGATCTTGGGTCTTAAGCCATCCACAGGAGGGTCTTTGAAGGCTGGTAGAACTACCGCTGATTCAAACGCAGTTATAACTACTGCTGTGATGGCGGATTTGCCTGTTCTTAGCGCTATGCTTAGTAGGCTTTTTGAGAGCAGTCAGTATCTTGATGACGTTGCATTACATCACTTAATCGATGCTTTATGCAAATTGAGCCACGAGGCTATGGAGCTGGCTTATTCTAATAGG GAACCGTCATTGTTCGCTGTAGCAAAACTGCTAGAAACTGGGCTTGTCAATTTACCACGTGTAGAGGTTCTTTGGAGGCCATTGACCAACCATCTTTTGGAAGTGTGTCAACATCCACACATTAGAATGCGAGAATGGGGAGTCGAGGCAATAACGTACCTCGTCAAAGCTGCCCTTCAACATAAATACCCCCAGCCACTCCGGGATAATCAG AAATTACAAACTCTGTTACTGGGACCATTGTCCGAGTTGTCATCGGTGCGTCACGGAGATGTGAGGCAGCGCCAGTTGGAATGTGTTCTACAAGTTTTACACGGAGCTGGAGAAACTTTGTCCCATGGATGGCCCTTAGTTCTTGGTATTATAGGAGCTGTTTCCAATCATCATGG GGAAGCTCTGGTTCGCATAGCTTTTCAATGCCTACAATTGGTGGTGACGGATTTTTTACCTGTAATGCCATGGAGATGCCTTCCGCTGTGCGTCGATACTGCTGCTAAATTTGGTTCGCAAACTCAGGAACTGAACATTTCCCTCACTGCAGTGGGACTCATG TGGAACATCAGCGATTACTTCTAccaaaatcaagaaaaattgTGCAGCTCTTTACAAGGCGATGCTACTTCCGTCTTTCCCGATTTTCCTGGTACCACAAATATGCCACCGTTTGACAAACTATGGATGTGTCTCTACGCGAGACTAG GAGATTTGTGCGTGGATTCAAGGCCTGCAGTTCGAAAATCTGCAAGccaaacattattttcaacaatatctGCGCACGGAGGATTGCTTCATCAACCAACCTGGCAAGCGGTGCTTTGGCAGGTGTTGTTCCCTTTGCTGGATAAAGTTAGAAGTTTATCCAGTTCTGCAAGTAGTGAAAAGGTCGATACCAGTGGAAATATTCTTATCCATCACAGCCGTAATACTGCTCAAAAGCAGTGGGCTGAAACCCAG GTCTTAACACTGAGCGGAGTGGCTCGAGTCTTCAACACAAAAAGGCAGCTGTTACAATTATTGGGAGACTTTCCGCGGGCATGGTCTCTGCTCTTAGAATTCATTGAAAACTCTGCATTgagtaaaaataacgaa GTCTCACTGGCAGCTCTAAAGTCTTTCCAAGAAATACTTTATCTTCAAAAAGGTGGAGATAGTGAGGAAGCTGGTCGATCTAGTGATTCGGAAGCATTGTGGTTGGTTGCATGGCGAGTTTGGCTTAGCATCGGTATGGAAAGTACGACACCACCGAGAGAAGGAGACACTGAACCCTACGTACCTTCGCAAGCCTTTTTGACGGCATTGGTTCATATTTTTCCAGCAGTATTTCAGCACATTAGAAATAA GTTTACGGGTACGGACCttcaaaaattatgtattGTCCTAAAAAACGCAGTCGCTGTTCCTGTACACGGAGAATCAACTCCTTACATCTTACCAACGTTGCCGGATATTGTTCTGACCCAGTTGCAAGATGGGGTTCTTCACTCCATGGAACTACTGCAAAAG GAAGTACTCAACGGAACAGACAATCTGAGAATGATGATTGGTTCGATATTCCTGCAGCTGTTAAGTTTTTCAAAGCTAGCTTGTCAAGCACCCACTTACGGAAAAATACCCACAAAGCATATATCCCAAGTCAGAGGAGTGTCC GCTGACTGGGTTACCATGAACTACGTACCCTTTGGGGAGAAGGCATTGTCAATGGTCGTAAGTCTCTATCAAAAAACTGCTCACGAGGAATCGGTAGTAGACGGAAAAGTGCTCGAGCACATAATAGAAGCTCTTCACGTTCCGTTATCCATGAAATACAATTGCCCATCACCTACAACTTGGAAACTAGCAGTCACCAGTCTCTTGGCTGTCCTACACACAGGTTTACCACTGGCAAGAACGTATCCTGAGCAGTTCTCCAGTATGTGGACAGAACTAGCGGATACTTTGgacgattttttattccctaagag cGTGATAACTACGGAACGTGGCGCCGAAGAAGTGCAAGCGGATGAAGCGGTTGATTGCCAAGTAATGGAACTACTGAGAGATGAAGTACTGCCGCACTCACAGCACGTACCTCATCAATTTATACTTCGAGTCGTCATGCTGCTAAATAAAGGTTCCATTCATTCAGCAACAACTACAAGTATTG AAAATAGTAACGAGATTAAATTGAGGGAAGAATTTGCAAAGACTTGTTTCGAGACGCTTCTTCAGTTTTCGTTGCTCGATGGCTTGAGCAACGAAATTGAAACGACAACGACTGAAGCCTCGGAATCTGACGAAGGAGGGGTCGCTGGCCGACTAGCTGTTACAGCCCTGCTTCACAGGTTTCAAGAAGTATTGCGTCGCTACATAGAAGATGAAAGACGCAGCGGAAAATGCCCTCTGCCAAG ATTGTCGGAGATATCCTTTGTATTAAAGGCTGTAGCGACTCTAGTTGTATCTTTGAAGAAAGCACCTGCTAACAAAG TTGACCGATCGGTTTGGGAGCAGTTAATAGGCTTGTATCCATACCTAGTCGAATGTACAGTGGCCACTGCCTCTGGCCAGGTTTCACGATCGCTGCGCGAAGCTCTCCTCCAGTATCACGATTTGCTCAGATCACCGACAAGTAGTTTACCAACTTCCAACGGCGTTTGA